The DNA region GCAGGATGTCGATGGCCTGCTCGCGGCCGGCCTTCTTTCCGACCTTGCCGTGCGCACGGAGGCCCTCGATGATCTGCCATCCAACGGTGAAGACGGGGTTCAGCGCCGTCGACGGCTCCTGGAACACCATGGCGACGTCGGTTCCGCGCACCCGGCGCAGGTCCTTCTTCGACAGCGTGACGACATCCGTCGACGACGATCCGTCCTTGCTGCTGAGGATCACGGCACCGCTCACCGTCGCGGTCTCGGGCAGCAGGCCGAGGATGGTCTTCGCGGTGACGGTCTTTCCCGACCCGCTCTCGCCGACGATGGCGAGAACCTCACCAGGACCGACGGACAGGCTGACGTCGTCGACGGCCTTCACGGCGCCGGCGTCTGTTGCGAAGGAGATGCCCAGCTTCTCGATGGAGACGACGTTCGTCATGGTCGGACCTCGATTCCGTGCTCGTCGAATGATTCCCCGTCTTCCAGGCCGGCGAGTCCGCCCGGGCCTGCCGTGAGGGTGCCGCCAGGCACCACGGACGTCTCGGCGACGGTTCCGGATGCCTTCGCCACGGCGCGGCGGCCGCGCAGGCGCGGGTCGGCCAGGTCGTTGAGGCTCTCGCCGACCAGGGTGATGCCGAGCACCGTGAGGACGATGGCGAGGCCCGGGAAGAGGGCCGTCCACCAGATTCCGCTCGTGACGTCGGAGATGGCCTTGTTGAGGTCGTAGCCCCATTCGGCTGCGGCCGTCGGCTCGATGCCGAAGCCGATGAAGCCGAGACCGGCCAGGGTGAGCACGGCCTCGGACGAGTTGAGCGTGATGAGCAACGGCAGAGACCGGGTGGCGTTGCGCAGCACATGGCGGAACATGACCCGCGCGTTGCTGGCGCCGAGCACGCGAGCGGACTCAACGTAGGCCTCGGCCTTGATGCGGACGGTCTCGGCGCGGATCACCCGGAAGTACTGCGGGATGTAGACCACGGTGATCGACAGGGCAGCCGCGAGGATCCCGCCCCAGAGGCTGGACCGGCCGCCCGAGATGACGATGGAGAGCACGATGGCGAGGAGCAGCGATGGGAATGCGTAGATCGCATCGCACACCACGACGAGCAGGCGGTCGGGCCAGCCGCCGAAGTAGCCGGAGACCAGGCCGAGGAAGACGCCGATGAAGATGGAGAACACCACCGCGAGCACGATAACCAGGATCGCGGTCTGCGCTCCCCAGATCACGCGGGAGAAGACGTCGTATCCGCCCACCGTCGTGCCGAGCAGATGCTCGGCCGACGGTGCCTGCTGAGCGCCGAATGCAACGCCGTCGGCACGCAACTGGTTGTACTTGTACGGCGCGAGGAGCGGGGCGAAGATCGCCGTCAGCACGAAGACGCCCATGAGGATGAGGCCTGTGACGAGCATGCCGCGCTGCAGGCCGACGCTCTGGCGCAGCTGGTGCACGACGGGGAGGCGCTGCCAGAAGCCGGGCTTGTGCGGCACTGGTGCCGCGGTCGGGGTGATGGTCGTCATGATCAGTACCTCACTCGCGGGTCGACGACGGCGGCTATGACATCGACGATGAAGTTGGTCAGCGCCACGATCACCGCCAGCAGAACGACGATGCCCTGCACAGCCACGTAGTCGCGGGCCTTGATGAACTCGATGAGCATGAACCCGAGGCCCTTCCACTCGAACGTCGTCTCGGTGAGCACTGCTCCACCGAGCAGGAGGGCGATCTGCAGACCGATGACGGTGATGATCGGAATGAGAGCGGGGCGGTAGGCGTGCAGCCGCACGAGCCGGAACTCGCTGACACCGCGGGAGCGCGCCGCGTCGACGTAGTCGGTCGAGAGCGTGCCGATCACGTTGGT from Leifsonia sp. Root1293 includes:
- a CDS encoding ABC transporter permease; its protein translation is MTTITPTAAPVPHKPGFWQRLPVVHQLRQSVGLQRGMLVTGLILMGVFVLTAIFAPLLAPYKYNQLRADGVAFGAQQAPSAEHLLGTTVGGYDVFSRVIWGAQTAILVIVLAVVFSIFIGVFLGLVSGYFGGWPDRLLVVVCDAIYAFPSLLLAIVLSIVISGGRSSLWGGILAAALSITVVYIPQYFRVIRAETVRIKAEAYVESARVLGASNARVMFRHVLRNATRSLPLLITLNSSEAVLTLAGLGFIGFGIEPTAAAEWGYDLNKAISDVTSGIWWTALFPGLAIVLTVLGITLVGESLNDLADPRLRGRRAVAKASGTVAETSVVPGGTLTAGPGGLAGLEDGESFDEHGIEVRP